A single region of the Brachypodium distachyon strain Bd21 chromosome 3, Brachypodium_distachyon_v3.0, whole genome shotgun sequence genome encodes:
- the LOC100826246 gene encoding scopoletin glucosyltransferase, with protein sequence MASKDEQQPPPPHILFFPFLARGHLIPIADMAALFAAHGARCTILTTPVNAAIIRPAVDRANANANNPRVAISISISVVPFPDVGLPPGVENGSALKTPADRDSFFRAIQLLRDPFDRFLSETHPAPDAVVADSHFQWSVDAAAAHGVPRLAFLGTSMFARACTDVMLRTNPMEQHQPPSSSSSSCPDDDDDDPDAMVSLAGLPHRVELRRSQMVDPRKQPGSFAFFKTVNAEDQRSFGEVFNSFHELEPDYVEHYQATLGRRVWLVGPVAPAPAPGAPDADGCLRWLDSKPAGSVVYVSFGTLSSFAPEELRELARGLDISGKSFVWVVTGASDDEQWMPEGFAELMARGERGIIVRGWAPQVAILNHGALGGFVTHCGWNSVLEAVSAGVPMVTWPRFGDQFFNEKLVVEMLGAGLSVGARDYASFIAETHRVIDGEVIAAAIRGVMNDVGDGYAIRRKAMELGVKARAAVEHGGSSYGDVGRLMEELMARRA encoded by the coding sequence ATGGCTAGCAAAgacgagcagcagccgccgccgccgcacatcctcttcttcccgtTCCTCGCTCGGGGCCACCTGATCCCGATCGCCGACATGGCCGCGCTCTTCGCGGCCCACGGCGCCAGATGCACCATCCTCACCACGCCCGTCAACGCCGCCATCATCCGCCCCGCCGTCGACCGCGCAAACGCAAACGCCAACAATCCCCGTGTGgcgatctccatctccatctccgtgGTGCCCTTCCCCGACGTGGGGCTCCCTCCGGGCGTCGAGAACGGCAGCGCCCTCAAGACCCCGGCCGACCGCGACAGCTTCTTCCGCGCGATCCAGCTGCTCCGCGACCCCTTCGACCGGTTCCTGTCCGAGACCCACCCGGCCCcggacgccgtcgtcgccgacaGCCACTTCCAGTGGTCCGtggacgccgcggcggcgcacggcgtCCCCAGGCTCGCGTTCCTCGGCACCAGCATGTTCGCGCGGGCGTGCACCGACGTCATGCTGCGCACCAACCCGATGGAACAACATCAgccgccgtcgtcttcttcttcttcttgccccgatgacgatgatgacgaCCCTGACGCCATGGTTTCCCTGGCGGGGCTGCCGCACCGGGTGGAGCTGAGGCGGAGCCAGATGGTGGACCCGCGGAAGCAGCCGGGGTCGTTCGCCTTCTTCAAGACCGTCAACGCCGAGGACCAGCGGAGCTTCGGCGAGGTCTTCAACAGCTTCCACGAGTTGGAGCCGGACTACGTCGAGCACTACCAGGCCACGCTCGGCCGCCGCGTCTGGCTCGTCGGCCCTGtcgcgccggcaccggcacccgGGGCACCTGACGCAGACGGATGCCTGCGTTGGCTCGACAGTAAGCCGGCAGGATCCGTGGTGTACGTCTCATTCGGCACGCTGTCGAGCTTCGCGCCGGAGGAGTTACGGGAGCTTGCCCGCGGCCTGGACATCTCGGGGAAGAGCTTCGTGTGGGTCGTCACGGGCGCATCGGATGATGAGCAGTGGATGCCGGAAGGGTTCGCGGAGCTAATGGCGCGAGGGGAAAGGGGGATCATCGTCCGGGGCTGGGCGCCGCAGGTGGCGATCCTGAACCACGGGGCGCTGGGGGGGTTCGTGACGCACTGCGGCTGGAACTCGGTGCTGGAGGCCGtgagcgccggcgtgcccaTGGTCACGTGGCCGCGCTTCGGCGACCAGTTCTTCAACGAGAAGCTCGTGGTGGAGATGCTCGGGGCCGGGCTCAGCGTCGGGGCCAGGGACTACGCGTCATTCATCGCGGAGACGCATCGGGTCATCGATGGCGAAGTGATCGCCGCAGCCATCCGGGGAGTGATGAACGATGTTGGCGACGGCTACGCGATACGGAGGAAGGCTATGGAGCTCGGCGTGAAAGCCAGGGCAGCGGTGGAGCACGGCGGGTCGTCCTACGGTGACGTCGGACGGCTCATGGAAGAGTTGATGGCTCGCCGCGCGTAG